A portion of the Blastochloris tepida genome contains these proteins:
- a CDS encoding FAD-dependent oxidoreductase has product MARDPKYDILFDPIKIGPKVSPNRFFQTSHCAGIGSERPGTQAMFRGTKAEGGWGVVFTEFCSIHPESDEFPYTSARLWDEGDVRNLGVMCREIHRHGGLSGVQLWYGGVHSPALESREVPRSASPLPSNLLPARTVYAAESDEDDIKAVINMYVLAAKRAMDAGFDLLEVTAGDSTFPVQFLERRYNKRTDKYGGSLENRARVYIEILAALKKACGDQCAITTRYEIDTLQGPHGIEAKDEGIRIVEMVHREGVCDLWAVKIGDYEEWGEDAGSSRFRKSGWMLPFVKGVKGVVGDVPVVVNGRFTSPDDMVNIIRSGVADIIGAARPSIADPFLPRKIQEGRLDDVRECIGCNMCVSKFNQCGLLNCTQNATAMEEYRRGWHPERFTKTASPCSVLVVGGGPAGMECARVLGERGYDVHLREAEPELGGHLRNVIRYPRLNEWGRVIVYRQIQLSKMKNVEVHLGVGKMTADDILRYGADRVVIATGSHWATNGLGAEGHSPIPGCDAALPTCLTPEQIMAGKEVPGQRVVVLDGDGHFTGISMAELMADRGKDVYLVTNMSDPAEYSQFTLEVQNNKRMMHEKGIKVLRNHWVDNYAGGKLTLFHLYRHGWALTEPEAGRLPRREGTDTLVLDCDALVLVTSRVPNSDLFAELKRRKAEWAENDIQDIFRVGDCYTPRQITNAIFDGHRLAREFDSPHPQYPLPWIRERQLWGAETIPALGDPRPRVEV; this is encoded by the coding sequence ATGGCTCGCGATCCGAAGTACGATATTCTCTTCGACCCGATTAAGATCGGGCCCAAGGTCAGCCCCAACCGCTTCTTCCAGACATCGCACTGCGCGGGCATCGGCTCGGAGCGGCCCGGCACGCAGGCCATGTTCCGCGGCACCAAGGCCGAAGGCGGCTGGGGCGTCGTGTTCACCGAGTTCTGCTCCATCCATCCGGAATCGGACGAGTTTCCCTACACCTCGGCGCGGCTGTGGGATGAGGGCGACGTCCGCAATCTCGGCGTGATGTGCCGCGAGATTCACAGGCATGGCGGCCTGTCGGGCGTGCAGCTGTGGTATGGCGGCGTGCACTCGCCGGCGCTGGAATCGCGCGAGGTGCCGCGCTCGGCCTCGCCGCTGCCCTCGAACCTGCTGCCCGCCCGCACCGTCTATGCCGCCGAGAGCGACGAGGACGACATCAAGGCGGTGATCAACATGTACGTCCTGGCCGCCAAGCGCGCCATGGACGCCGGCTTCGATCTGCTCGAAGTCACCGCCGGCGACAGCACCTTCCCGGTGCAGTTTCTTGAACGCCGCTACAACAAGCGCACCGACAAGTATGGCGGCTCGCTGGAGAACCGCGCCCGCGTCTATATCGAGATCCTGGCGGCACTGAAGAAGGCGTGCGGCGACCAGTGCGCCATCACCACCCGCTATGAGATCGATACCCTGCAGGGCCCGCACGGCATCGAGGCCAAGGACGAGGGCATCCGCATCGTCGAGATGGTTCACCGCGAGGGCGTGTGCGACCTGTGGGCGGTGAAGATCGGCGACTATGAGGAATGGGGCGAGGACGCCGGCTCCTCGCGCTTCCGCAAGTCGGGCTGGATGCTGCCGTTCGTCAAGGGCGTCAAGGGCGTGGTCGGCGACGTGCCGGTGGTGGTCAACGGCCGCTTCACCAGCCCGGACGACATGGTCAACATCATCCGCAGCGGCGTCGCCGACATCATCGGTGCAGCGCGCCCCTCGATCGCCGATCCGTTCCTGCCGCGCAAGATCCAGGAAGGCCGGCTCGACGACGTGCGCGAGTGCATCGGCTGCAACATGTGCGTCTCCAAGTTCAACCAATGCGGTCTTCTGAACTGCACGCAGAATGCGACCGCGATGGAGGAATACCGCCGCGGCTGGCACCCGGAGCGCTTCACCAAGACCGCCTCGCCCTGCTCGGTGCTGGTGGTGGGCGGCGGTCCTGCCGGCATGGAATGCGCCCGCGTGCTGGGCGAGCGCGGCTACGACGTCCATCTGCGCGAGGCCGAACCGGAGCTGGGCGGCCACCTGCGCAACGTCATCCGCTACCCGCGCCTCAACGAGTGGGGTCGCGTCATCGTCTATCGCCAGATCCAGCTGTCGAAGATGAAGAACGTCGAGGTCCACCTCGGCGTCGGCAAGATGACCGCCGACGATATTCTGCGCTACGGCGCCGATCGCGTCGTCATCGCCACCGGCTCGCACTGGGCCACCAACGGCCTCGGCGCCGAAGGCCACAGCCCGATCCCCGGCTGCGACGCGGCGCTGCCGACCTGCCTGACGCCCGAGCAGATCATGGCCGGCAAGGAAGTGCCCGGCCAGCGCGTGGTGGTGCTCGACGGCGACGGCCACTTCACCGGCATCTCCATGGCCGAGCTGATGGCCGACCGCGGCAAGGACGTCTATCTCGTCACCAACATGTCGGACCCGGCCGAATACAGCCAGTTCACGCTGGAGGTGCAGAACAACAAGCGCATGATGCACGAGAAGGGCATCAAGGTGCTGCGCAATCACTGGGTCGACAATTACGCCGGCGGCAAGCTGACGCTGTTCCACCTCTACCGCCATGGCTGGGCGCTGACCGAGCCCGAGGCCGGCCGCCTGCCGCGCCGCGAAGGCACCGACACGCTGGTGCTGGATTGCGACGCGCTGGTTCTGGTCACCTCGCGCGTGCCCAATTCGGATCTGTTCGCCGAGCTGAAGCGGCGCAAGGCCGAGTGGGCCGAGAACGACATCCAGGACATCTTCCGCGTCGGCGACTGCTACACCCCGCGGCAGATCACCAACGCCATTTTCGACGGGCACCGCCTCGCCCGCGAATTCGACAGCCCACACCCGCAATATCCGCTGCCGTGGATTCGCGAGCGGCAGCTGTGGGGCGCCGAGACGATTCCGGCGCTGGGCGACCCGCGGCCCCGCGTCGAAGTCTGA
- a CDS encoding heterodisulfide reductase-related iron-sulfur binding cluster — protein MPPIAVQVFYGIGIAAMATFLAAAVHHANRYRRGAAADRPIDWAAGVRRMVSDLLAHRTLDRRDRYAGIGHRLIFFGFVTLLAGTLIIMLDYDVMRPLTGASFWQGWFYLAFSLVVDVAGLVLIAGIVMMMTRRALFALPKLDYQRAYCGETDIRPQARRWQVEDWAFLSLLLAIAVSGFVQEATRLLIDRPPLDDMSPVGSLLARLMEAAGVDSDAAVAIRKSNWWLHAVLALAFVGTVAITKGKHTIAAIASLAVRDARNVARLPAPREGTPVGVSRLEEMSWRDLLHFDACTKCGRCHEACPARVSGYPLSPRDLILDLRLYAESGLPGTAGRELLDVVTPQALWACRTCGACAEICPVGIEHPVKIVKMRRALVEWGEMDPILRGVLETIANVGNSFGEPARKRGSWTRELPFQVKDARHEPVEALWFVGDFASFDPRSQGVSRTVARIFAKAGLDFGLLYDGERNAGNDIRRVGEEGLYETLSGHNAGQLQQAKFDWVVTTDPHSFNTIRNEYPEFGARVAIRHYSAVLADMLESGRLKVKRPLGKRVTLHDPCHLGRFNGEYEAPRRVLRAIGCEIVEMPRCRDNSFCCGAGGGRIWVPDPPGTEKPAHSRMHEAAALGGIDVFVTCCPKDLTMFEDARKTSGHEADFVVADLAELVAEAIELKAIAPGQIPALIDRITEAVADRVIARLVPELSRALAANAASLPAPASPPVPVISANETAASPAAPVEAPPLAPADIAPAIPAPPAATAADVEEMPVVPLGDIAWRVAPRRPAVIAGYAAPAKTGCRILVGVKHVAKLGDEFGFRADGRDVRPDDLEYQINEWDETAVEAAMQIVEARGEGEVVAVCIGPADAEGSIRKALAKGAARAVRVWQDGLSVSDPMTNAALLAAVAEAEDADLVLTGVQASDVANGATAAATAAMLGWTHAAVVVGLAWNGGPRLDIERELEGGLRHAATLPVPAVLSIQAGANTPRYATMRMIKDAKKKALAVVEAIALAEGAAGAVVASMALPPVGQATMIEGTPAEMAAAVARLIREKRG, from the coding sequence ATGCCGCCCATTGCCGTGCAGGTGTTCTATGGCATCGGCATCGCGGCGATGGCGACGTTCCTGGCGGCCGCCGTTCACCATGCCAACCGCTACCGGCGCGGTGCCGCCGCCGACCGTCCGATCGACTGGGCCGCCGGGGTCCGGCGGATGGTGAGCGACCTTCTCGCCCATCGCACGCTCGACCGCCGCGATCGCTACGCCGGCATCGGCCACCGCCTGATCTTCTTCGGCTTCGTCACGCTGCTGGCCGGCACGCTGATCATCATGCTCGACTATGACGTGATGCGGCCGCTCACCGGCGCGTCGTTCTGGCAGGGCTGGTTCTATCTCGCCTTCAGCCTGGTGGTCGACGTCGCCGGCCTGGTGCTCATCGCCGGCATCGTGATGATGATGACGCGGCGTGCTCTGTTCGCGCTGCCCAAGCTCGACTACCAACGCGCCTATTGCGGCGAGACCGACATCCGCCCCCAGGCCCGGCGCTGGCAGGTGGAGGATTGGGCCTTCCTGTCGCTGCTGCTCGCGATCGCCGTATCCGGCTTCGTGCAGGAGGCGACGCGCCTTCTGATCGACCGTCCGCCGCTCGACGACATGTCACCGGTCGGCTCGCTGCTGGCGCGGCTGATGGAGGCTGCCGGCGTCGACAGCGACGCCGCCGTCGCCATCCGCAAGTCCAACTGGTGGCTTCATGCCGTGCTGGCGCTTGCCTTCGTCGGAACCGTCGCCATCACCAAGGGCAAGCACACCATCGCCGCCATCGCCAGCCTTGCGGTGCGCGACGCCCGCAATGTCGCGCGCCTGCCGGCGCCGCGCGAAGGCACGCCGGTCGGCGTCAGCCGGCTGGAGGAGATGTCGTGGCGCGACCTTCTGCATTTCGATGCGTGCACCAAATGCGGTCGCTGCCACGAAGCCTGCCCGGCGCGCGTCTCCGGCTATCCGCTGAGCCCGCGCGACCTCATCCTCGATCTCCGGCTGTACGCCGAGTCCGGCTTGCCCGGCACAGCTGGCCGCGAACTGCTGGACGTGGTGACGCCGCAGGCGCTGTGGGCCTGCCGTACCTGCGGCGCCTGCGCCGAGATCTGTCCGGTCGGGATCGAGCACCCGGTGAAGATCGTCAAGATGCGCCGCGCCCTGGTGGAATGGGGCGAGATGGACCCCATCCTGCGCGGCGTGTTGGAAACCATCGCCAATGTCGGCAACAGCTTCGGCGAGCCCGCCCGCAAGCGCGGAAGCTGGACGCGCGAGCTGCCGTTCCAGGTCAAGGACGCCCGTCACGAGCCGGTCGAGGCGCTATGGTTCGTCGGCGACTTCGCCTCGTTCGATCCGCGCTCGCAGGGCGTGTCGCGCACGGTGGCGCGCATCTTCGCCAAGGCCGGGCTCGACTTCGGCCTGCTCTATGACGGCGAGCGCAACGCCGGCAACGATATCCGCCGCGTCGGCGAGGAAGGTCTCTACGAGACGCTGTCCGGCCACAATGCCGGCCAATTGCAGCAGGCCAAATTCGACTGGGTGGTGACCACCGACCCCCACTCCTTCAACACCATCCGCAACGAATATCCCGAATTCGGTGCGCGCGTGGCCATCCGCCATTACAGCGCGGTGCTCGCCGACATGCTGGAGAGCGGGCGGCTCAAGGTGAAGCGCCCGCTCGGCAAGCGGGTAACGCTGCACGATCCCTGTCACCTCGGGCGCTTCAACGGCGAATACGAGGCGCCGCGCCGCGTGCTGCGGGCGATCGGCTGCGAGATCGTCGAGATGCCGCGCTGCCGCGACAACTCGTTCTGCTGCGGCGCCGGCGGCGGGCGCATCTGGGTGCCCGACCCGCCCGGCACCGAGAAGCCGGCGCATTCGCGCATGCACGAAGCGGCCGCGCTCGGCGGCATCGATGTCTTCGTCACCTGCTGCCCGAAGGACCTGACCATGTTTGAAGATGCACGCAAGACCAGCGGGCACGAGGCCGACTTCGTGGTCGCCGACCTCGCTGAACTGGTGGCCGAGGCGATCGAGCTGAAGGCCATCGCGCCGGGGCAGATCCCGGCACTGATCGACCGCATCACCGAGGCGGTGGCCGACCGCGTCATCGCCCGGCTGGTTCCGGAACTGTCGCGCGCGCTGGCGGCGAATGCGGCCAGCCTGCCGGCACCGGCCTCTCCGCCGGTGCCGGTGATTTCGGCGAACGAGACTGCGGCGTCACCGGCGGCGCCGGTGGAGGCGCCCCCGCTCGCCCCGGCCGACATCGCGCCGGCCATCCCCGCCCCGCCCGCAGCGACAGCCGCGGATGTCGAAGAAATGCCCGTCGTGCCGTTGGGCGACATCGCGTGGCGCGTTGCGCCGCGCCGTCCCGCCGTCATCGCAGGTTACGCGGCGCCAGCGAAGACGGGATGCCGCATCCTTGTCGGCGTCAAGCATGTCGCCAAGCTCGGCGACGAGTTCGGCTTCCGCGCCGACGGCCGCGACGTGCGCCCGGACGACCTCGAATATCAGATCAACGAGTGGGACGAGACCGCGGTTGAGGCGGCGATGCAGATCGTCGAGGCGCGCGGCGAAGGCGAGGTCGTTGCCGTGTGCATCGGACCCGCCGACGCGGAAGGCTCGATCCGCAAGGCGCTGGCCAAGGGCGCGGCGCGCGCCGTGCGCGTGTGGCAGGACGGGCTGTCAGTATCCGACCCGATGACCAACGCCGCGCTGCTGGCGGCGGTCGCCGAGGCGGAAGACGCCGATCTGGTGCTGACCGGCGTTCAGGCCAGCGACGTCGCCAACGGCGCGACCGCCGCCGCCACGGCCGCCATGCTCGGCTGGACCCACGCCGCGGTGGTGGTCGGCCTCGCCTGGAATGGCGGGCCGCGCCTTGACATCGAACGCGAACTCGAAGGCGGGCTCCGCCATGCCGCGACGCTGCCGGTGCCGGCGGTGCTGTCGATCCAGGCCGGCGCCAACACGCCGCGCTATGCCACCATGCGCATGATCAAGGACGCCAAGAAGAAGGCGCTCGCGGTGGTCGAGGCCATCGCGCTGGCCGAGGGAGCGGCCGGCGCCGTGGTGGCATCGATGGCGCTGCCGCCGGTCGGCCAGGCCACCATGATCGAGGGAACGCCCGCCGAAATGGCGGCCGCGGTTGCGCGTCTGATCCGCGAGAAGAGGGGCTGA